DNA from Roseimicrobium sp. ORNL1:
TCGCGCCCTCACCCTGGATTCGGAAGGCGGACTCTGGGTTTCCGTCATTGGGGATGGTGTGTACTTGGGAAAGGGTGGCAAATTCACACGCGAGTCCGCACCCGGTCCGGTGACGGGGGATTGCTACAGTCTCATGACACACCGTGATGGCTCGGTCTGGGCTGGGGCAGGGAATGGCAAACTCTGGAAACGAAAAGGGGGCAGGTGGCAAGAATTCGGTCCTGCCTCGGGACTTCCCTGGTCGAGCTTCGCTTCACTCGCGGAAGGCGTAGATGGCAGCGTGTGGATCACCGTTGACGACGAAGGGTTGTATCGCAGCGAGGGTGAGCGCTTCGTGAAAGTTACCTGGAACCAAGGTAGCTCAGGCGGGGGTTCGCGCCGCGTGATCGTAGATCGGACCGGCTGCATCTGGCTTGGCGTTGCTTCAGGTGGACTTACACGGCTGTCGCACCGCGTGCTGCACTACTGGAGCGCCGGAGATGAAGGAAAGCCCATGTCCGTGTCGACGATTGCCGAGGGGGCGGATGGTGCGTGGTGGGTGGGGATGGGCAACACCGGTCTACACCGATTCGAAAACGGAAAGTTCACCGAGGTCACCGCACCTTACCTGAAGCGTATCTCTCCCAAATTTTACTGCGGAGCCATCGGTGCGGACGGCAGCGTCTGGATGGCGGGTGAGCAGTTTCTTCATCGATTTGTTTCGGGTCAGCCGGTGCAGACGTTCATGGAGCCGCCGATCCGTGGCGAGGCAATCCGCGCGATGTGTGTGGACGGCGACACGCTCTGGCTGGGCACCTACTATTCGACGCTTCTGAAGTACGCTGATGGAAAGGTGGAGACAGCAGCGCCCGCGGGATCCTTCTCCGGAGGCATCACCAGTCTGGCGCTGGAAGCACCTGGTGTTTTGTGGATTGGCAGCTCGGGTGGACTGCATCGCTGGGAGAAGGGCGAGACCCGTGTCTGGGGCACCAAGGATGGACTGCTGACCCAGAGTGTGCGCTCACTGTACCGTCAGCCGGATGGCACACTCTGGATAGGCACGCTCGGAGGCGGCCTCGCGCGTATGAAGGATGGCCGCATTTCCAACTACACCACACGCGAAGGCCTCATCGATGACATCATCTCACAAGTCATCGCAGATGACGCCGGCAACCTCTGGCTGGGGTGCAATCACGGCATCATGCGCATTGAATTGAGCGCGTTTGATGCCGTGTCCCGCGGAGAGATTCGGGAACTGCATCCCATCATCTTCGGGAAAAATGAGGGCATGCTGAAGGCACAATGCACCGGGGGACATTCGCCTACGGTGATGCGGACTCGAAATGGCAGGCTGCTTTTCCCGACCACGGGCGGCGTGGTGGAAATCGACCCGCAACAACTGCAGGGCAGCACCATGGATGCACCGGAGGCAGACATCGAAAGCATTTCGGTGAATGGGCGTGAGATGGCGCCGGGCGTACGCGTGGTGATTCCGCCAGGACCACACCATCTGGAGGTGAAATACACCGCGCCTGCCCTGGGCGGAGGCGAGTGGGTCCGCTTCCGCCATCGCATTGAAGGGCTCGACAAAGACTGGGTGGCAGGCAGCAGCCGCAGACGTGTGTCTTATGATGGCCTGCCGCCAGGTCGCTACGTCTTCCGCGTAGCAGCATCTGATGACCGCGGAAACTGGAGCGAACAGGATGCGAAGTTCGCTTTTCTTGTGCGGCCGTTCTTCTGGCAGACCCTCTGGTTTCGCGGGGTAGCCATGTTTGTGTTGGTCGGGGCGGCAGGATTTGCCGTTTGGTGGCAGACACACTCCCGGCATCGCCGCCAGCTTGCGGAGTTGGAACGTGCGAGGCAGCAGCACGCCGAGCTGGCCCATGCCAGTCGTGTCTCGTTGCTGGGCGAGCTGTCCGCATCGCTGGCACACGAGTTGAAGCAACCGCTCACCAGCATCCTGAGTAATGCGCAGGCGGCACTGCGATTCCTGAATCATCCGGAGATCGATGTGGAAGAGGTCCGCAGCAGCCTGCATGACATCGCGGATGCGGACCGCCGGGCGAATGAAATCATCGAGCGCATGCGAGCCATGATCAAGAAGGGGGAGTCGGACATGGAACTGCGCGATATCAACGCAGACATCCACCATGCGCTCCTGCTGATACACAGTGACCTCGTGGTGCGAAATGTCGACGTGTCCACCACACTGTCTCCCGAGCTGCCCATGGTGGGTGCGGACCACATCCAGCTCCAGCAGGTGCTCATTAATCTCATCATCAATGGCTGCGATGCGATGAGCGACTCGCCGCCGGACAAGCGGCAACTCACCGTCGAAACGAAGCGCGAGGGAGCGGACATGATCCGTGTCTCTGTTTCAGACCGCGGCACCGGCATCACCCCGGAGGTGCTGGAGCAGATTTTTATGCCCTTCTACTCTACCAAGAAGCATGGTCTGGGTATGGGGCTCTCCATTTGCCGGGCCATCATCCGCGCGCATGGCGGTCAGCTTTGGGCGGAGAATGGATCGGAGGGCGGCGCCGTGTTTCATTTCACCCTGCACACGAACCGCAGCGCCATCGCGAAGGGCCATCACCTTACGCATGGAGAATCTCCAGACGCAGCAAAGAGCAGGGGATAGCAAACCGTGACTGGTACGGTGACCCGCTTCGTTTCGTGAAGGTTCATTCACAAGGCCGTGCGGATGGACAATGGTGACGATGAGACCATGGTCCTATAGACGATAATGGTAGGGCTGCGCACTCTGGTAAAAGCAACAGATCTGCATTGCGGCCATGAAAGCGTTCCTCATTCCTGCCGTCGTCGTCATCGCGCTCACGAGCGCATCCTTTTCCCAGACGGCGCCGGACACGCCCCCTGAGAAAGAAGCTGTCAAAGAAGCTGTCCTCGCCAATGACCGTGCCTTCGAAGCCGCCTATGCAAAGGGCGATGTGAAGGCGCTCGCGGGCTTCTTTGCTGAAGATGCGGAGTACACCACGGAGGACGGGGAGCAGTTGGTGGGCAGTGCGTCCATTGAAGAAAGCATGCGTCAGGCCTTCAATGTGGACAAGGGCGCGAAGCTGACCATCACCCCCGACACCGTGCGGGTGCTCACACCGGAGGTGGTGGTGGAAAAAGGTTCCACCTCTGTCACGACCAAAGATGGGGAAACGAGCGGTGCGCTCTATACCGCCATCCATGTGAAGAAGGATGGCAAGTGGAAGATCAGCCAGTTGATTGAAACGCCGTTGCCGGAGGTCACGCCGCAGGAAAGGCTGAAGGAAATAAGCTGGCTGATCGGCTCCTGGCAGGATGTGGACAAATCCACGGCGCTGACCGTAAAGAGCGAGTTCAAGTGGGCGACCGGGGGGAACTTTATTGTGCGGAATGTCGATGTGAAAAACGGCGAGGAGCAAATGCTGGAAGGCTGGCAGGTCATTGGCTGGGATCCGGTGGAGGAACGCATCCGCTCGTGGACCTTCGACAGTGAAGGCGGCTATGCGGACGCCTATTGGACCCGTGAGGGGAATCGCTGGCTCATCCGTGAGTCGGGAGTGAATCCGGACGGAGGCAGGACGACTGCGGAGAACACCATCACGAAGCTGAGTGATAGCCGTTTCTCCTGGGAATCTGGCAACCGCACCCTGAATGGTGAGCCGCAGCCCAGTGTGGAGCGCATTGAAGTGATGAAGGCGAAAGGAGACTAAGCCATGCACTCAAGATTGACCAAACTGCTGGCCGTGATGGCGGCACTGGCTGTCCTCTTTGACGGTGTGCTGCTGCTGGCTCGCGGCGGTGGTCGCGGAGGCGGTGGAGGCGGAGGAAGAGGGGGCGGTGGTGGAGGTGGGCGTTCTAGTGGCAGCTTCTCACGTCCATCCGGCGGTGGGGGCAGCAGCTATTCGCGCCCCTCGGGTGGTAGCAGCTATTCACGCCCTTCAGGAGGCAGCAGCTACTCGAGACCTTCGGGTGGTAGCAGCTCACGACCCTCTGGCGGCAGTGGGAGTTATTCGCGTCCCTCGGGTGGAGGGAGTTATTCGAAGCCGTCCGGCGGGGGCAGTTCATCAAGACCTTCCACTGGCAATGTGGCATCCCGTCCCTCGCAAACGCCATCCAAGCCTTCGACCGGCGGTGGAAGAGTGCCGACGAAACCGGCGACCAAGCCTGCGACCAAGCCTTCTGGTGGAACTGGCTCCATTGCGAATGGCAGTGCTTCGCAGCTTCCTTCCACGTCGCGTCCCAGCGGAGGGGCTAGCGGCTCTCGTCCTTCGCAGTTGCCATCGAAGCCAAGCACAGGAGCGGGTTCTGGATCGGGTGTTGCCTCGGGAGGAAAGCCTTCACAACTGCCCTCGCAGCCGGGTGGTGGCACGACTCGTCCGGGGGGAGGAACAGGACCTTCCACTCTTCCTTCCAAGCCAGGAACAGGGGCGGGCATCGCCGATGGTTCACGACCATCCCAATTGCCTGCCGGTGGAACGCGTCCCGGTCAACCCGGCGGAGCGGATCGTCCATCTCAATTACCTGCGGGAGGAACACGGCCCGGACAACCGGGGAGCGTGGATCGCCCCTCTCAACTGCCCTCCAAGCCTGGCACGGGCTCGGGTATTGCCTCTGGTGGCAAACCCGCACAGCGGCCCAGCAGGGATGACGTGGGCAAGTTCCTCGGTATGGCAGGAGCTGGCGCGATTGGTGGCGCTGCCATCTCTCAACTGCCTGCCGGTGGAGAAAGGCCCGGCATTGGCGATCGCCCGCACGCAGGCCAGCTTCCGGCAGATCGTCCTGGCATTGCTGGCGGCGAGAGGCCCAGCCAGCTTCCCTCCAAGCCTGTGCGACCGGAGGACAGGCCCAACTGGGGAGATTGGTCAAACAACCGCGGCGAGGGGTGGCATGATCGGGTCGACAACCGTCACAACTCCTGGAACACCTGGCAGCAGAATAATCAGGTAAACATCAACAATTTCCAGGGCAACCGTGACCAGCGCTGGAACAACCTTGAAAATGCCCGCAACGACCGCCAGGACTGGCGTAATCAAAATCGCGAGGACTGGCAGGACCACCGCAAGGACATGTGGGACTACCGCTATGATCGGCGTGATGAGGTCTGGGACAATGCACGTGACTGGCATGATGATGTCTTCGACGACCACTGGTGGGGTCACTGCGGCTGGCTTGGCCACGGCGTCTATCACGGCTTCGGGCACTATCACGTGAATCCCTGGTGGTGGTGGAGGCCCTGTACCTGGGGCACGCTGGGTGGATGGCTTTATTCCTCACCGCCTGCACCCGTGTATCCGGACTATGGCATGACGGTCATCTACGAGGATAACACAGAGACGGTCTACGTGGATAACAAGCCCGTCCCTGTGGAGCAATACACTGGCCCGATCGTGGAGGTCGCAGCAACCAAGGAGCAATCACCACCGCCGGTGCCGCCTGAAGAAGGCAAGCCAGAAGAATGGATGCCGCTCGGTGTCTTCGCCCTTGTCCAGGAGGAGAAGGGTTCGCCGAACATGTTCATGCAGATCTCGATCAACAAGGACGGCGCGATCACCGGAGGCTATCAAAACACCATTACCGGCGATGAGCGTCCCATCACGGGACAATTGGACAAGGCGAGCCAGATTGCCGCGTGGCGCATTGGAGACAATCGTGACACGATTTGCACCACCAGCATTGGCAACCTCACCCAGGATGTCTGCACTGTAGCGCTCCATTTCAACCAAGCTGAGCGTACTGAGTCGTGGCTGCTGGTGCGTATGCCCGAGCCCGCCGCCGAAGGGCAGGATAAGAAGATTCCCCAAGGCACGCGCACTCCGCCGCCCCAGGTCTCTGCAGTCGCTTCGGCAGGAACGACAACTCCTGCGACGGCGCCCCCGCCGACATCGCCTGCTCCGGCAGGAACGCCAGCAGCGCCGCCGGCCCCTCAGAAGTAATATCTCACGCAAGCGCCATGCTCTGGAGTTCACCCCTCGTGAGCATGGCGTGAAAGAGATGAACCTCACATCATCAAACACCGCTCCCTCTACTATCTCCCATGAGCAAGAAGTCTGCCGCCGCAGCCTTTGACCTCGCTTCGTACGGTCTTACGGTCGCTGAGGTTCATCGCAATCTGTCCCCGAGTGCTCTCTATGAGCACGCCATCCGGTATGAGAAGGACGCGAGCATCGCGGAGAACGGTGCCCTCGTGGCCTATTCCGGAGCGAAGACGGGCCGCTCGCCGAAGGACAAGCGTGTGGTGCACAGCCCCGAATCCAAGGACGATGTCTGGTGGGGACCGGTGAACGTGCCGATGGATCACCAGACTTTTGCCATCAATCACCAGCGTGCCATCGACTACCTCAATACACGGGAGCGTTTGTATTGCTTCGATGGCTACGCAGGTTGGGATTCGAAGAATCGCATCAAGGTGCGCGTCATCTGCTCGCGACCCTATCACGCCCTCTTCATGCATACCATGCTTATCCGTCCTGAGAGGGAAGAGCTGGCGAAGTTTGGCACCCCGGATTTTGTGATTTACAACGCAGGCGCGTTTCCTGCGAATCGTCTCACGGTGGGCATGGGGTCACCCACGAGTATTGACCTCTGTCTTGAGGATAAGGAGCTGGTGATTCTGGGCACCGAGTACGCGGGTGAAATGAAGAAGGGCGTCTTCACCGTGGTGAACTACCTTGCGCCGAAGCGTGGGGTGCTCTCCATGCACTGCTCTGCCACAGCGGACAAGGAGACGGGTGCGTCATCCCTGCTGTTTGGCCTCAGCGGCACAGGAAAGACGACGCTCTCTGCCGACCCAAAGCGCAACCTTATCGGTGATGACGAGCACTGCTGGAGCGATGACGGTATTTTCAACATTGAAGGTGGTTGCTACGCAAAGGCCATCAACCTCACGCCCGAGAGTGAGCCCGATATCTTCCAGGCGCTCCGCTTTGGCGCGGTGCTGGAGAATGTGGTGCTGGATGAGGAACATGATGTGGACTACACGGACACCAGCATCACGCAGAACACGCGCGGTGCTTACCCGATTGAGTTCATCCAGAATGCGAAGATCCCCTGCGTGGCAGGCCATCCCACGGATGTCATCTTCCTCACGTGCGATGCCTTTGGGGTGCTGCCTCCGGTGAGCGCGCTCTCGCCAGCGCACGCCATGTATCATTTCATCAGTGGATACACCGCCAAGGTGGCCGGCACGGAAATGGGTGTCACCGAGCCGCAGGCAACCTTCTCACCATGCTTCGGTGGCCCCTTCCTCGTGTGGCACCCGAACAAATATGCCGAGCTGCTTGCCAGGAAGATGCGCAAGCACAAGGCGCGTGTCTGGCTGGTGAACACCGGATGGGGTGGGGGAGGCTACGGTGTCGGGAAACGCATCAGCTTGAAGCACACTCGCGCTATCATTGATGCTATTCACAGTGGGGAATTGGCCAGGGCGAAGACGGATCGCGATCCGGTATTTGGGTTCGATGTCGTCACGGAGTGTCCCGGAGTGCCGTCGAAGATGCTGCGTGCCCGGGAGGCCTGGGCAGACAAGGCTGCTTATGACAAGACGGCCAAGAAGCTTGCTGCACTCTTCAACAAGAACTTTGACACCTATGCAGACGGCGTCACCAATGAGGTGAAGGCGGCGGCGCCACGCTCCTGATGCATGAGCGCAGCGCACCTGTCGGTATCTCGCATGATTGACGTCAGACACTTCTCCGTACAGGAGACCTTGCGGAATGGCGTGAACGTTGAAATTCGGGCGCTGCACCCGGACGACGGCGCGCGCATGGATGAGGCCTTTGGGAACCTGGAGGAGGAATCCATCCGGTCCCGATTCTTTGCCTCCAAGTCGGGCCTCACCGAGCAAGAGCATCGGCTTATTCGTGAGCTGGATTTCGACTCCCAGGTCATGCTTGTGGTGACCTTGGTGGAACGGGAGAAGGAGATCATCATCGGTACTGGCAGTTACAGCCGGATCGGCAAGGATGCGGCGGAAGTGGCCTTCATCGTCGAGGAGGATTATCACAGGCAGGGCGTCGCACACCGGCTGCTTTGGCATTTGGGGCTTATCGCCAGGGAGCGTGGCATCACTCGATTTGTCGCTGAAGTATTGCCACAGAACCGTGCCATGCGCCGTGTGTTTGCGTCCAGTTGCTGGCCCATGACTTCCAAAAAGGAGGATGACGTGGTCCACATCACGCTTGATCTGACACAGGAACCCATTGGTTGGGGATGACGGCGCCCTGCACCTTTTCGTCAGTTTGATGATTTCTATGACGTGGCTTACGGAACTTCACGAAACACAAGGCGTCGCCCACTCGATCGGAGTGCTGGCGCTGGTTTGCGTGCTGGGCATGGCGTTTGGCAGTGTGAAGTTCCGCGGCATCAAGCTGGGCACGGCCGGAGTGCTTTTCGCGGGCATCCTGGTGGGTCATTTCGGAAAGGAAGTGGATCACCACACGCTCGCCTTTGTGAAGGAGTTTGGTCTGGTGTTGTTCGTGTTTACCATCGGTCTGCAGCTTGGACCGGGGTTCTTTGCCGCACTGCGTCAGCAGGGGGTGAAGCTGAATGTGCTCGCGGCATCAGTGGTCTTCCTCGGCGCGGTGGGAGCAGCGTTGGCGGGCTGGATCGCGGGATTCCAACCTGAGGCGGTGCTGGGCATTTTCTCAGGCGCATCAACCAACACCCCTTCTCTCGGAGCAGCGACGCAGACTATCAGAACCATCCCCGGCATCACGGAAGACAGGATGGCCCTGCCCGCCCTGGCCTACGCCGTGAGCTATCCCACCGCCATCGTGGGCATCATCGGGACGCTCCTTTTCTTGAAGCAGATCTTCCGCATCGATCCAGCGCGCGAAGCAAAGGAGTACGCCGAGAAGCAGCACAGCCAGGTGGCACCGCTGGAGCGAGCTACCTTTGTGGTGACGAATCCAAATCTCGAGGGCGTGTTGCTCAAAGACCTCCCAGGGAAAATCGAAGCCAGGGTGACTGTCTCCAGAGTGAAGCATGGCGAGGAAACCCATCCTGCCACGGATGCCACGGTGCTCCATCGGGATGACGTGTTGCTGGTCGTCGGTCCTCGCAACGGTTTGGATGCCATGGAGAAGGTCATCGGACAGCGCTCTGACAAGGACCTCACGATTGAGAAGAGCGCTGTCACGTTTCGGAGGGTGGTCGTCACGGAACGGAGCGTGCTTGGGAAGCGGGTGAGCGAGCTCGACTTGGATGATCGGTTCCACGTGATCATCACGAGAGTCACACGCGCGGATATCGAGATGTCTGCAGTTTCTGGACTGCGCCTGCAGTTCGGAGACCAGCTGCAGCTCGTAGGTAGAAGTGAGGATCTCGACAAGGCCTCCGAGGCGGTGGGAAACTCGCTGAAAGAACTGAACGAAACCCACTTCATCCCATTCTTCATCGGCATTGCCTTGGGAGTCATCCTCGGCACGATGCCCATTGCCTTCCCCGGGATCCCGCATCCCATCCGGCTGGGTCTGGCGGGTGGGCCGCTGATCGTGGCACTCATCCTGGCGAGGGTGGGGCACTTCCGCCGGCAGGTGTGGCACATGCCCATCAATACCAATCTCGCCTTTCGGGAGTTTGGCATTGCGCTCTTCTTCGCCGCCGTGGGATTGAGTGCCGGAAAGCAGTTTTTTGAGACCGTGTTCAGTTCCACGGGTATTCAGTGGTTGTTGGCCGGCATCTGCGTGACGATCATTCCGCTTGTGCTCGTGGCTGTTTTTGCCCGAGTCGTTCAGAAGATGAACTTCGTGGAACTCAGCGGACTGGTGGCCGGCAGCATGACCGATCCGCCGGCTCTCGCGTTTGCCTCAAACATCGCCGGGTCAGATGCTCCCACCGTGGCCTATGCTACGGTCTTCCCACTCACCACACTGTTGCGTATCCTTGCGGCACAAATTCTCGCCATCACCCTCTGCTCATGAACAAGATCGCCATCACCCAATTGGGAGAACCCCAACATGCCTCGCCCATCGACGTCATCGGAGGGGAGGAGTACTACATTCCCTCGGTGGTGCAGTGGTCCGCAAACGGAGCTCCAGATGATCAACTTTTCTTTGAGCGAGCCGGCCCGCGGCGGAAGCTGTACTTCAAGCCGGAGGAGACCCGCGCTGCCATCGTCACTTGTGGTGGCTTGTGCCCAGGATTGAACAACGTGATTCGCTCCGTCACTCGTCAGCTAAGGCGGGGTTATGGAGTGAAGTCCGTTCTGGGAATCCGTGGAGGTTATCGCGGATTGGACCCTGCTCGGGGAAATCCTCCCATCGAACTCACAGATGACTTGGTGGAATACATCCATGAGGATGGGGGTACCATACTTGGGACTTCAAGAGGGCCCGTCGATATAGGTGAAGCGGTGAAGTTTCTCATCAATCAGGGGGTCAACATGCTCTTTACCGTGGGTGGCGATGGTACCCAACGTGGCGGGAATGCCCTATTTGAAGAGGCGCAGAAGCAGGGACACGACTTGTGTGTGGTAGGGATTCCCAAGACTATCGACAACGACGTGCAATTTGTTTCCCGCACCTTCGGCTACGGCACTGCGGTGGAGGCGGCGGTGCGCGTCATCCACAGTGCCCACACGGAGGCGAGGAGTGTGGACAATGGTGTTTCCGTGGTGAAGTTGATGGGACGACACGCAGGATTCATTTCCGCTGCTGCGACGGTGGCCAGTCAGGATGTGAACTTCTGCCTGATTCCCGAGCTTCCCTTCAAGCTGGAAGGAGAAGGCGGATTGCTGGCCGCGCTGGAGAGACGCCTGGCGTGGAAGAACCATGCGGTGATCGTAGTCGCCGAAGGGGCAGGACAGGATTTGCTCGGAACGACAGGAGAGAAAGATGCCTCAGGGAATACAAAGCTCCAGGACATCGGTGTCTACTTGCGGGACAAGATCAACGCGCACTTCAAGGCCAAAGGTGTTGAGATGGTGATGCGCTACTTTGACCCAAGTTACCAGATTCGAGCCTGTGCCGCGAACACGGAAGATGCCCTGCTGTGTGACCGCATGGGGCGTCATGCCGTGCATGCTGCGATGGCTGGCAAGACGGGACTCGTAATCAGCTTCCTGCACGGTCAGTATGTGCACGTGCCCATCAGCGTGATCGCCCGTAGCAGCAAGCATGTGAACCTGGAGGGGGAACTTTGGCGTGCGGTGATTTCTTCGACGGGTCAGCCGGCGGAGTTTAAGTGAGCGTTCGTTTTTGCGTACACTCGACACCCGAGAGAGAACAGGAGAGGTCGCAGCGGGTGCCGAAGGCCTTGGACTGCGTGCAGCCTGCTGCCGCTTTCCTCAAGTGCAGCCTGCTGCACGCTTCATTGCGACGAAGTCGCCAAACCCTTCAGGAGGGCGTTACCCTACGAACGCGTGCCACCATTGCCACAGCAGGCTGTGG
Protein-coding regions in this window:
- a CDS encoding two-component regulator propeller domain-containing protein is translated as MRRLVSLLKDTALLHVYAAAALVGESSHAQEVASSPPATVQAPSEWVSRNWQTDDGLPQNTINALWQTRDGFLWVGTNGGLARFDGLHFRNFGLQDGLRAVLITSIAETTDGGLWVGTSGGGVSRWEKGRFVTYGKGEGFPETSDVLCMAPDKDGSLWLGTTQGLVHWSEGKFVRIGDAYGLPEKQVRALTLDSEGGLWVSVIGDGVYLGKGGKFTRESAPGPVTGDCYSLMTHRDGSVWAGAGNGKLWKRKGGRWQEFGPASGLPWSSFASLAEGVDGSVWITVDDEGLYRSEGERFVKVTWNQGSSGGGSRRVIVDRTGCIWLGVASGGLTRLSHRVLHYWSAGDEGKPMSVSTIAEGADGAWWVGMGNTGLHRFENGKFTEVTAPYLKRISPKFYCGAIGADGSVWMAGEQFLHRFVSGQPVQTFMEPPIRGEAIRAMCVDGDTLWLGTYYSTLLKYADGKVETAAPAGSFSGGITSLALEAPGVLWIGSSGGLHRWEKGETRVWGTKDGLLTQSVRSLYRQPDGTLWIGTLGGGLARMKDGRISNYTTREGLIDDIISQVIADDAGNLWLGCNHGIMRIELSAFDAVSRGEIRELHPIIFGKNEGMLKAQCTGGHSPTVMRTRNGRLLFPTTGGVVEIDPQQLQGSTMDAPEADIESISVNGREMAPGVRVVIPPGPHHLEVKYTAPALGGGEWVRFRHRIEGLDKDWVAGSSRRRVSYDGLPPGRYVFRVAASDDRGNWSEQDAKFAFLVRPFFWQTLWFRGVAMFVLVGAAGFAVWWQTHSRHRRQLAELERARQQHAELAHASRVSLLGELSASLAHELKQPLTSILSNAQAALRFLNHPEIDVEEVRSSLHDIADADRRANEIIERMRAMIKKGESDMELRDINADIHHALLLIHSDLVVRNVDVSTTLSPELPMVGADHIQLQQVLINLIINGCDAMSDSPPDKRQLTVETKREGADMIRVSVSDRGTGITPEVLEQIFMPFYSTKKHGLGMGLSICRAIIRAHGGQLWAENGSEGGAVFHFTLHTNRSAIAKGHHLTHGESPDAAKSRG
- a CDS encoding GNAT family N-acetyltransferase, encoding MIDVRHFSVQETLRNGVNVEIRALHPDDGARMDEAFGNLEEESIRSRFFASKSGLTEQEHRLIRELDFDSQVMLVVTLVEREKEIIIGTGSYSRIGKDAAEVAFIVEEDYHRQGVAHRLLWHLGLIARERGITRFVAEVLPQNRAMRRVFASSCWPMTSKKEDDVVHITLDLTQEPIGWG
- a CDS encoding ATP-dependent 6-phosphofructokinase produces the protein MNKIAITQLGEPQHASPIDVIGGEEYYIPSVVQWSANGAPDDQLFFERAGPRRKLYFKPEETRAAIVTCGGLCPGLNNVIRSVTRQLRRGYGVKSVLGIRGGYRGLDPARGNPPIELTDDLVEYIHEDGGTILGTSRGPVDIGEAVKFLINQGVNMLFTVGGDGTQRGGNALFEEAQKQGHDLCVVGIPKTIDNDVQFVSRTFGYGTAVEAAVRVIHSAHTEARSVDNGVSVVKLMGRHAGFISAAATVASQDVNFCLIPELPFKLEGEGGLLAALERRLAWKNHAVIVVAEGAGQDLLGTTGEKDASGNTKLQDIGVYLRDKINAHFKAKGVEMVMRYFDPSYQIRACAANTEDALLCDRMGRHAVHAAMAGKTGLVISFLHGQYVHVPISVIARSSKHVNLEGELWRAVISSTGQPAEFK
- a CDS encoding putative transporter gives rise to the protein MTWLTELHETQGVAHSIGVLALVCVLGMAFGSVKFRGIKLGTAGVLFAGILVGHFGKEVDHHTLAFVKEFGLVLFVFTIGLQLGPGFFAALRQQGVKLNVLAASVVFLGAVGAALAGWIAGFQPEAVLGIFSGASTNTPSLGAATQTIRTIPGITEDRMALPALAYAVSYPTAIVGIIGTLLFLKQIFRIDPAREAKEYAEKQHSQVAPLERATFVVTNPNLEGVLLKDLPGKIEARVTVSRVKHGEETHPATDATVLHRDDVLLVVGPRNGLDAMEKVIGQRSDKDLTIEKSAVTFRRVVVTERSVLGKRVSELDLDDRFHVIITRVTRADIEMSAVSGLRLQFGDQLQLVGRSEDLDKASEAVGNSLKELNETHFIPFFIGIALGVILGTMPIAFPGIPHPIRLGLAGGPLIVALILARVGHFRRQVWHMPINTNLAFREFGIALFFAAVGLSAGKQFFETVFSSTGIQWLLAGICVTIIPLVLVAVFARVVQKMNFVELSGLVAGSMTDPPALAFASNIAGSDAPTVAYATVFPLTTLLRILAAQILAITLCS
- the pckA gene encoding phosphoenolpyruvate carboxykinase (ATP), translated to MSKKSAAAAFDLASYGLTVAEVHRNLSPSALYEHAIRYEKDASIAENGALVAYSGAKTGRSPKDKRVVHSPESKDDVWWGPVNVPMDHQTFAINHQRAIDYLNTRERLYCFDGYAGWDSKNRIKVRVICSRPYHALFMHTMLIRPEREELAKFGTPDFVIYNAGAFPANRLTVGMGSPTSIDLCLEDKELVILGTEYAGEMKKGVFTVVNYLAPKRGVLSMHCSATADKETGASSLLFGLSGTGKTTLSADPKRNLIGDDEHCWSDDGIFNIEGGCYAKAINLTPESEPDIFQALRFGAVLENVVLDEEHDVDYTDTSITQNTRGAYPIEFIQNAKIPCVAGHPTDVIFLTCDAFGVLPPVSALSPAHAMYHFISGYTAKVAGTEMGVTEPQATFSPCFGGPFLVWHPNKYAELLARKMRKHKARVWLVNTGWGGGGYGVGKRISLKHTRAIIDAIHSGELARAKTDRDPVFGFDVVTECPGVPSKMLRAREAWADKAAYDKTAKKLAALFNKNFDTYADGVTNEVKAAAPRS
- a CDS encoding SgcJ/EcaC family oxidoreductase → MKAFLIPAVVVIALTSASFSQTAPDTPPEKEAVKEAVLANDRAFEAAYAKGDVKALAGFFAEDAEYTTEDGEQLVGSASIEESMRQAFNVDKGAKLTITPDTVRVLTPEVVVEKGSTSVTTKDGETSGALYTAIHVKKDGKWKISQLIETPLPEVTPQERLKEISWLIGSWQDVDKSTALTVKSEFKWATGGNFIVRNVDVKNGEEQMLEGWQVIGWDPVEERIRSWTFDSEGGYADAYWTREGNRWLIRESGVNPDGGRTTAENTITKLSDSRFSWESGNRTLNGEPQPSVERIEVMKAKGD